In Limanda limanda chromosome 21, fLimLim1.1, whole genome shotgun sequence, a genomic segment contains:
- the LOC133028151 gene encoding kelch-like protein 10, which produces MLAQIFLLLSSISGKENTNQIHIQMKGTLYNELRLAGLFCDAILKVEEVQFPIHRTILYECSPYFQALFKHCANTGQIFHIPLVFPDILRIIIEFAYTGSVASTEDNVQELMITADRLNIIGIIQECSHFMRDQICPQNCIGIWQFTNICHSSVLRERAFDYIIQHFEEIVPVEEFLQLSVKELTAFIARDELHVRKESVVFDAILRWIGHKPKEREQHIAVLLSQVRLGLTGHGYILTHVITNKLVKSNAECKQITEHSMCMIWHMSTIQPLTCGLSNTLARPRVPNSFLLVTGGSNDSGHCCNIETYDPIFDHCINIPDKLEHPRTQHGTVFLDGYVYCVGGMERERYFNSVVRLDLRTHTWQEVAPMHYRRGYVCVTVLDGFIYAIGGADGIVRLNTAERYCPETNQWTLIAPMHLLRSDASCTVLHGKIYMCGGYSGTECLQTAEFYDPETKRWTLTNPMSQMRRGLRVVAYNHQIYAIGGFDGNDHLSKVEAYDPQSNAWHLLSPMCSLRSNFCLEVIEDQFYVIGGVNGTIINENIDVYCPYTDIWDARRAVISRSFASSCLVSGIPNMAEFMISRDSLPHFNVDLGPRYLGC; this is translated from the exons ATGTTAGCCCAGATCTTTCTATTGCTCTCCTCGATTTCTG GGAAGGAGAACACAAACCAGATACACATTCAAATGAAGGGAACATTGTATAATGAACTCCGCCTGGCCGGACTGTTCTGTGACGCCATCCTCAAAGTTGAGGAGGTTCAGTTTCCAATTCACCGGACCATCCTCTATGAATGCAGTCCCTACTTTCA AGCTCTTTTTAAACACTGTGCAAACACAGGCCAGATTTTCCACATACCCCTGGTGTTTCCTGACATCCTGCGGATAATCATTGAGTTTGCATACACTGGCTCTGTTGCTTCCACAGAGGACAACGTGCAGGAGTTGATGATCACAGCTGATAGGCTCAACATAATCGGCATCATACAAGAATGCTCCCACTTTATGCGTGATCAGATCTGCCCACAGAACTGCATTGGCATCTGGCAGTTCACAAATATCTGCCACAGCTCCGTGCTGCGGGAAAGGGCCTTCGATTACATCATCCAGCACTTTGAGGAGATCGTTCCCGTCGAAGAGttcctgcagctctctgtgAAAGAGCTTACTGCATTCATTGCCAGAGATGAACTTCATGTGAGGAAGGAAAGTGTTGTGTTTGATGCAATCCTGCGCTGGATCGGCCACAAACCCAAAGAACGAGAGCAACACATTGCTGTGCTTTTGTCTCAG GTGCGGCTGGGCCTGACAGGACATGGGTACATTTTGACCCATGTGATCACCAATAAGCTGGTGAAGAGCAACGCTGAGTGCAAGCAAATAACTGAACATTCAATGTGTATGATATGGCACATGTCCACAATACAACCCTTGACTTGTGGTCTCAGTAACACTCTCGCCCGTCCTCGTGTGCCTAATTCCTTCCTGTTGGTCACTGGAGGCAGCAATGACAGCGGTCACTGTTGCAATATTGAGACGTACGATCCCATCTTTGACCACTGTATCAACATCCCAGACAAGCTGGAGCATCCTCGGACCCAACATGGCACAGTCTTCCTTGATGGTTATGTCTACTGTGTCGGTGGCATGGAGAGAGAGCGCTATTTTAACAGCGTGGTCAGATTGGACCTTAGGACACACACCTGGCAGGAGGTGGCGCCGATGCACTACCGCCGCGGCTACGTGTGCGTAACCGTACTGGACGGGTTCATCTATGCCATCGGCGGCGCTGACGGAATTGTTCGACTCAACACTGCAGAGCGCTACTGTCCCGAAACCAACCAGTGGACACTTATTGCACCCATGCACTTGCTGAGGAGCGACGCCAGCTGCACAGTACTGCATGGCAAG ATATACATGTGTGGTGGTTACAGCGGGACCGAGTGCCTGCAGACGGCTGAATTTTACGATCCAGAAACCAAACGTTGGACACTGACCAACCCTATGAGCCAAATGCGACGTGGACTGAGAGTTGTTGCATATAATCATCAAATCTATGCA ATCGGTGGCTTCGATGGCAACGACCATCTGTCGAAGGTTGAGGCCTACGACCCCCAGTCCAACGCCTGGCACCTGCTGAGCCCCATGTGTTCGCTCCGCAGCAACTTTTGCCTGGAGGTGATAGAAGACCAGTTCTATGTCATTGGGGGCGTCAACGGCACCATCATCAATGAAAACATAGATGTGTATTGTCCTTATACTGACATTTGGGACGCCCGTAGAGCCGTCATCTCCCGTAGCTTCGCAAGCTCCTGTCTCGTGTCTGGAATCCCTAACATGGCAGAGTTTATGATATCTCGAGACTCACTGCCGCACTTTAATGTGGATCTGGGTCCGCGCTACTTAGGCTGCTAG
- the armc7 gene encoding armadillo repeat-containing protein 7 produces the protein MWRSDSTGGAERFEFLQTLVTEFQDTDSGEAKEQVLANLANFAYDPKNMEYLRELQVTDLFLDMLTEENENFVEFGMGGLCNLSMEPQCRDIILRSSGISLVTKCLSSPREETVLSAITTLMNLTTPQSRSDVTAPAILQCMLRFSLPESPPRLRSLAAVFLQDCCSQEQVARAQQQMQGQQTAVGIPLPKDS, from the exons ATGTGGAGGAGCGACTCGACCGGAGGAGCGGAAAGGTTCGAGTTCCTCCAGACTCTGGTGACGGAGTTCCAGGACACGGACAGTGGAG AGGCCAAGGAGCAAGTGCTGGCTAACCTGGCCAACTTTGCATATGACCCGAAGAACATGGAGTATCTGCGGGAGCTGCAGGTGACGGACCTCTTCCTGGACATGTTGACCGAGGAGAATGAGAACTTTGTGGAGTTTGGGATGG GAGGGTTGTGTAACCTCAGCATGGAGCCGCAGTGCAGAGACATCATCCTGAGGAGCAGCGGGATCAGCTTAGTCACCAAGTGTCTGTCGAGCCCGAGGGAAGAGACCGTCCTGTCGGCCATCACCACGCTCATGAACCTCACCACGCCCCAGTCACGCTCTGACGTCACCGCCCCAGCCATCCTGCAGTGCATGCTGCGCTTCTCCCTCCCGGAGAGCCCCCCCCGCCTGCGCAGCCTGGCAGCTGTGTTCCTGCAGGACTGCTGCAGCCAGGAGCAGGTGGCCCGGgcacagcagcagatgcaggGTCAACAGACGGCAGTCGGGATCCCGCTGCCCAAAGACAGCTGA